The genomic interval tttgaggactgtcccagacagcccaacccagttttccagcctatccagaagtatgctgtgatcgacagtgtcaaatgcggcactgagatcgagcagtaccagcactgttagtttgcctgaatctgtatttaaacgtatatcattgattatctttgaGAAAGTATCTTATAAGCATCACTACTGTACATATATGTTCTCTTACCCTCCACATACAGCAGCTGGTATTTAGTGGATATTTGCGGAGTGGTTTTGGTGGTGCTGTTGGCCTTGCAGTAATACGCTCCCTTATGTTCTGGACTGGGATTTCGGATGATAAAGCCTTTCATGGGATTGTAGGAGATCTGAGTCCCATCCACAGCGATTTCCTCTGCAGGAACTTCTCTGTGTAGCGAGACTTTGATTTTGGGGTTGGTCACCCGGCAAGGGATGCTGGCAGGTTTGTCAGGGCGCAGgtaaatgatctcaaaatgaatGGCAGAGGGGACAAACAGCTCATCTTTGTCTGGATACAAAGAGAAGCATAAAGATGTCTTTAGAGTTTAATGATCATATAGATGCATTTGTGTTATCTGTGCGGATAATGTACCTTGGAAGTATATGTAAGTGGCAGAGATGGTGTCTACATCTTTCTCACATTCCTGTCCGTCACAGAGCAGAACCCAGCAGCTGTATTCTCCAGTGTCAGCAGCAGAGGGCGACGTCAGGATCAGCTGGCTGTAGCGTTCATTCTGCTTGATGCTGCAATCGCACAATCAATAGGGCTTTTCAAATCTGAAGCAGTTACTCGTAGGTTATTCTAACTTGTTTGTTGTTTCACACAGTGAGCATAGGCCATAGCAAAGAGTATGTATTATAGGATAAtgggaggtcgctggttcaagcccgggctgagccagttggcattttgtggagtttgcatgttctccttgtgttcgtgtgggtttcctccgcgtgctccggtttcccctacagtgcaaagacatgcgctataggtgaatttggtaagctaaactGTGTGTATGTTATGTGTGTGTCTTAAATGTTTTGGTTAACTTGATATTTTTAAGGCAGTCGGTTTCCTACTATTTTCTTAGTAATGTGAACATAAGAAAATAAGAAAGGTGAACACAACTAATTATTTTGAGTCAACAGTGCAGAAGCtcacttaaaataaatacacTACTTAGAAATTTAaagcaatcggtttcctaaaTTTTTCTAAGTAAGGTCaacttgtgtgggtttcctctgggttctctggtttctcccacagtttaaagacatgcgctataggtaaattgaataaactaaattggccatattgtgtgtgtgtgtgtgtaaatatgagtgtatgggtgtttcccagtactgggttgtggctggaagggcattctctgcgtaaaacaaatgctggataagttggcggttcattccactgtggcgacccctgataaataaagggactaagctgaaggaaaataaatgaatgaataaaatttttcCTCAGTCATATAATAtcttttacataaaataatattttttagtcTGGAGTGAAGCTAACCATAAAATACTACTATTACCTCAAAATGAAATAACCTTTAACTGATATAAACGCTGCTTTAATTTTCCTATACTTTGAATTGCTAGAATTActttaaagacaaaaatattagaTTTTGCGTGCTTAGTGTTAAGTATTGTTGAACTTTCCGTTATTTCTAACTTTAGtgtaggtttgtttgtttgtttttgttttttgtaaactgaatttaaattgaataaaatatatttcacatgTCTGCTAGAGCTTACATAGCTTAACGTatcaaaaaagataataaaattagCATCAAATGATAATACTTGTCAATATTGACTGTATTTATAACTGacattatttttttcctttatatatatatatatatatatatatatatatatatatatatatatatatatatatatatatatatatatatatccacaatTACCTATTTTGAGATTTCTACATAGAAAATGTCCAGCGAACTTGCTAAATTTACTTATAATGTACAATATACAACAACCTAATCTAAAAGATCacaatgtaataaaatgttatgTATTTGCACTTGCAGTTTTTTTCTCAATATTCCAATATTTCTTCACATGCAGTGTATTTACTGTGTTTGACTATGTAATCATGAAAAGCAcactaaattattcaaataaagtgGGATGGAAGAATACCTGAGGCGGTTGTCATTAAAGGTGTCCAGATAAGAGGGATAAGCCCAGCCAATCTTTGTTCCTTTGCATCTCAGTTCCAGTGTTTTCCCTGGATTCAATGACAGGCTCTCTCCCAATCTGAGAAAACGACCTTTATCAAGGACTTGGGTGAGAATAGACTGTCCTTTGCTTCCTGCGTCCTTTTCTTTGACTTTGGGGTAGCGAACCTTTACCCTTTTTCTTCCTGCTTTAATGCGGTTCTCTCCGGCCTCTTTCTTACGCTTGACCTGCTGACACACACCTGCAGAAACCAAAACTGAGTCTTTCTGATCTCCAGCATATGTTGTTGGGTGGGGAGCAATAACATTCACTTCATTCCTGTCATATGTGAGTAGAAAAATGTTTCGTTTCTCTCTGAATGGGTCACAATATGTCCCcaataatatgttaaataaatcacTTATGTCCCCAGAATGTCTGTgatgtttcagcttaaaatacgtGCATAGTATTTATTAGATTGTCAAATTTGCTCCTATTTGAGTGTGAGCAATAACACACAAATTTTGTGcatgtgtctttaaatgcaaagtCTGTCACCTAGCTGTTTAGTtccattaaatgtgtttttattaattaagcTCTTTTGTTATTATGTCTGTAAATAAGTCTAATCACACAAATCTGTTATCTGTGAACAGAGTTAAAGGCTATAGCTGGGTTTTCATCACCCCAtgttaatttacattttggagtATCGCATGAGAACAAGTGATAAAGACAAAATTTCccccaaaaaatacaaaaaaaaaatcacttaatttggaaaaaaaaaaaaacgtttttatgctgaaaaaggtttcatgtgaataATGGAAGAtggaaatgcatttgccaaataaACTCATTATACCCATGTGGAAATTATTTTgcaaattttgcaaaaaaaaaattacagatttaCGTGGAATGAtttagtatcataactaaaagcttaatatatgaaataaaaaatataaaatgtttaactttgattgaatgtttacaatgcaaatccaattagattcacttaagtggtaaacaaagcaagtctctgatataatacatctactaaaagacagaaaatattactttacaatctgtattgtaaacaaataatatgaacattttaatattactattattatatcacaataatattagtgaaatgaattgaaaaactgagttaatataaatttacaccagtaaatacatagactcaatgatggacaaaaaatctgcgtaattctgcgcgcgcagattccgtgtgggcctactcatgagGCTGTCTCTATGGACCCTTTTCAGAAGACAGTTATGAcatgtttaatggtcatcataaacttaaattcttgaaagtttttaatattttgattttatttaaaaaataaataaataaattatatatgtacatttatattcatttatgaatgtattatatcatctttgcgtcaaattacaaaaactccAATCACCGCTTATGCAAagtgtttgtaatgcagcgtcTCTGGAGcagagagtaaatttgacgttatccTCTCCTCTGGGTGCTGTCatgagtctcacacaattttttacTTTCTCTGAAAGTCCTGATaaaccatcgtggagtttttcttgtattgttttagattgtaaaaaaattatttgttgtattctacAATTCAATGCGCTCTAAGTTTATTATGACACCTTCCACTActaagaaacccggaaatgtgaaaagggtctattatgtttgtttggtttactgttggttgctaggttaccaatactacagtgaaCTGCTTTAAAGTCCCTGTGCACTGGAAGCTGCGATCATTATTCTTTTTGTAATGTTACaaagttcctagagaaacagaattttaaatgaGATAACAGTGGGCTTGGCTTGTTTCTACTGAAGGCTGAATGGATCTAGtcaagtaggcatttcattcagaaagattggggaaggagttttagaagagttattacaacctaacagactcctcctgctcaccatttctgtttgttgtcaaaactgacagttggagcagcgTTAGCCACGCCATTACCTCAAAATTACATCATCTgataaattaactgaaaacaaacaagaagtgcattttcagatttcaattaaagattagaagggcaaacatttttcttgttttcttaATGATATGCACATTATtaaccacaaaactagcaatttgagctaacaaaatcatatggttagttttgatttcttgaacTCGATGGAAATGCATCTAATTTGtatttgggatatatatatatatatatatatatatatatatatatatatatatatatatatatatatatatatatatatatatatatatatatatatatatatataattattatttttttttttttaagaaactttGAAAGCTTTGCTTCACATTAGGATGGAAGACTGGTAGTGTTACATGCACAACTATATAGAAGCACATTCAGAAAGGCCATTGGAACCattattaaagagacagttcacccaaaaataaagtcaccatttactcatcctctaatCTTTTTCCCAAACtgtcaattttcttttttttttttttttttttgtagaacaagaaggaataaaaactgaaaaagtttggaaaaacaggCATTCTGTAGTATTTTTGTAGATAAGGGGCAGTGATTTAATGTCAGACACTTTCCTACATAATTTCACTAGGAGGACGAAATCTGAACATTGTGTTTTTCCACTTGGTGGCAGAAAATCCCTAACAAAAGTTACAGGTTTggcttttttccacattttagatgttttaactGACAAATGATAACTTCTATGACTCCTAACACAAGCTAAAGAAAAGAGTGAAAGAGAGCCAGCACAAGTGGGCTTTGCCATCTGGAAATCTACTCTCTACAGTTGAGCTCACAGCTGTACAAACAGCAATGCAGAAAATATGCCTTTCTTGTTGTCTTTGCAAAAACATTGAGGTTCGCTGAAATATAATTTCATTGTAAATTCAATTATGAGACATGCAAGAGTCTTTTCTGATTTCTTGTTCATGTTTGGATGAAAAGCCAATAGCTGATTTGTTGCTACTGGTTAAATTCTTTCTTTTAATATAAAACTGCTCACTgatttgacccccccccccccctttctgcGCTGGATTTTTGGCTTCTGTTGGCACCACTGGCACACTTTCATCCATAACATCTCTCGGTTAGAGTAAGTGAACAGTGATGTTCTTTGACAAAATTCAATGTCTTGAAGGAAGAATAACATGCCAGAAGAAACAAAAGGAGTTCTGCTTACCGTTTTGGACCTCCAGCCAGAGCAGAGCCAGCGTAAAGAAGAGCCAGAATTTCATGATGGCTCTGATGGAGTTTTCCAGCAATGGTCACAGGCTGTTTTTGCAGCTCTGGAGGCCTGAGAGCAGCACAGGAGCTCTTCGTCCGCTTCGTCTGTTCCGTTTACACCATAATCAGCTCCATACTCTGTGAAAAATAGGAATTTCCCCTGCCCATCTGCACACTCCCCCTTTGGTGTTTTAGATTGTGAGCCCTGTTCTGAGATTCACTAATGCCCTCTGCTGGACTGCAGGTAATCCTGCTCTTGCTTTTGGCCTGATAAATCCAGTAGTTTCTAACTGCAAAGTCACAGTGCCAAACACCTCATCTGTTTCAGAACAGACCATAGTCTATTAAAGGCAAGCCTACAACatttggtcaaaaaaaaaaaaaacgttttacgGGTGTGCAGGACATAAGATGGTGTCAATAAAAAGAGACCTCACTGCTTTTGTGGGAAAGAAGTTTGTTACTCTTAATCATTAGATTTGGTTTGATCTATTTTTATAGTCTACAcaagaaaaaaagctgttataTTAGAGAAGTGACAGATAATCTTGCAAGAATCCAATTTTTAATCCtttctatattttaaaagctttttacatttttttattttattattatttttttttttgcattccaaTTGCATTATGGGTCATTGATCTGTGCTCTGGCAGCTTTTGATGTCTAGATATTTATGTTTCTTAAAAATTTGCTAAAAATATGTTGTCTATATAcaacagggaaaataagtattgaacaagtcatgttttttcctgggaataatatttgtaatgGAGCTATTGGCATGGAATTCagccagattttggtaaaaacccaaataatacaaacataaaaataaataaaaatcaaatcaaacatatatatgtatatgtatacacacacaaatatgtatatatttatgtgtgtattttatatatatatatatatatatatatatatatatatatgtatatatatatatatatatatatatatatatatatatatatatatatatatatatatatatatatatatatatatatatatatatatgtatatatatatatatgtgtgtgtgtgtatatatatatatatatatatatatatatatatatatatatatatatatatatatatatatatatatatatatatacatatatatacatacacacacacacatacatatatatatatatatatatatatatatatatatatatatatatatatatatatatgtgtgtgtgtgtgtgtatgtatatatacatacatatatatatatatatatatatatatatatatatatatatatatatatatatatatatatatattattattattattttttttattattattattatttttgaaacaaTATAATACTTCAAATTACAAACACAGTTCCAAAAATGCAGACTTGCAGATTTGATCTTACAATCGTAGGCATGCCAAGTTGCCATGAAAGACGTCATATTCAATGTATTATGAATCGGTATTGCCTTGCTTTTAGTTTGCCTTTAAATAAAGCATATTTTGAACAGCAAGCATTACTAGAGAATTACTCATACAAAATAATATGCTCTAATAGATAAGATCTACACACAATAAACCAATAATCATCTAtctaaaactataataatattaacttcATATCCAataatgtatatatgtttgtttaaaaaaagaaatcttttaTTGCTTTGTATGAAACCACTCTGCAATGTTAGGACAATGGCGTAATCCACACTTTACTTCCATCactaaaaaagtttaaaacaactaTACACAAGCAAATGTAAAGAAACTAATACATTCATGCATTAGTGCCACCACAGAAGAGCATTAGTTAGCAGAAGAAACACTTTCCATCATTAAACGAATTAAACAGATTGTTTCTAACGACGACAGCAAACGATTATTATTcgtcaaaaacaaaatgaaagtctCTCTGTGAAGTAAACAAATATAGAAAGAAATCAAAGTGAATAAACGAAACTGTACAAGACAAAACACTGATAACATGTCCTCTTCAACGTCTTCAAACCTTTTGGTTGTTAAACAACAGAGTGACCTACTGTATGAATACTGTAGAATGTCCTGTCAAACATTCAGTGCTAATACATGTAACTGGGTAAAAATAAGGAACTAGTGTTCAATACCAGAAAGCATGAAATAGTGTTATCTGAGCAGCTTAACATCTCTGGTACATTCAGAAAGATGTAGTCAATAGAATTAATTCTAAAACAAAGTTAGACCATtatctgcactgaaaaaaatatctgttaattaattatCTGTTGTTTTCCGTttgtttacggttgtgaattgcattatgggagttttatctctgctctgtccactttttatgttgaaaattcaattctacagtttaccaaagtgacttttactgactttttattgtaaaattttcATCAAAAtcttttggaggaaagatcaaggtccaataatgcaattaaaaagcataaataagtgtgtgtgtgtgggagacatgaatcacaaaatatggaaaactgtccatttacagatatttttagtgTTAATATCCCACAGTATTCAATAAGGAAACTTTATTACACATTTGTCCCAACTAAGaatactgtaaaaaacatattattattgtttttttacttttacaatgGAAGTAATCTTGAGAGACTGACTGCAGAAATCATAATACTTTTTTGTAATGGAAAAAAGCCACAAGCTTTCCCTTTCTCATCCAAACACTGAAATCAAATCGCTCACACACTGAGGTTTGTCTTCCAGGGATTGTAAATATTTGACAACCCTTCaatgctatttaaaaaatgtcttaataTTGCGATGAGAAATTCAAGTACAAAAATCATTTGGTCACTATTCATTATTATCTTAAACTACCATGAATATAAGTCAAATGCAGTTTATATTGATTTCCATTATATTTAGGATCATTTATATAATCGAAGCATTGGATTTGTCAGATCGTACTCCCCTAATTACCTACTGTACTACATTATAAGCTCGCATCAGCAGTGAGAAGTGTTTCAGTAATTGTTCATGACGGCAGTGACTGAAAACACCGAGCTTACGTCTGTCAGCCGGCTGGTCAACGCTGTGAATAACAGCTATAGTTAAAGTGAGAGTTGGTCTTCTGCTCTTTAACATGGGCTGgtcttctctgtgtgtgtcttgTTCTCCACAAAACCTTCAGTTCCGGTCAGTGTCTTTTTCTCTGTCGCGACAGCACAGTTCTGCAGATGCCGCTTGCGTTCATCACTGTGCCACATTCCATAGCCGAAATAGATAAGAAAACCTGTGGATTGATATCAAAGTATGTTTGCCAAAATGATTTCTCagtcataatttatttttaaaaagagtttaGATCAAAATGGGAATAtgcaaatgatgacaatttttttgTAATACACACAAGACTTCAGTAATACAATAAAGAGTATTTATTAAGCTTTATTAGTGTtggttaataaaatatttgtgctGTGGAAAGAttaaatgtgattaatcacatccaaaataaaagtttgttttgccataatatatgagtgtgtatcatatatatttattatgtatacacTGTCAAAAAAAATGCCGGgtcccacacaattcattcatactGTCCCAgcacaaatacattaaattaacgCAACTAATTTAGGTAGATTGAACAATTAAGTTTCCCccaaaaatctccagaattgtgttgtttcagcttatttttaatGCAGCCCAGCttattatggatacgtacccctttatacatttctggacaggtcactgtgtatgctttttcagatctcaaatttctctccagTGCCACTCATGGCCAATCTTCATAAATCCAATAGAGGCCACTGTTGAATGACTGACCGGCCAACTGACCAAAACCCCCACCCACTACCTTCCCTatacccaactgatagtgttttcaaaagcaccgactgacccagcAATCGCAGTAGTCACAATGATCCTGTGTTGCTTGAATGAGTcatttgaataagcagcaaaaattTTGTTATATAGATATTTCCATTTATATATCAATTGTAGCTTATACATATGTAatctatatctaaatataaataaacattttctcaaatatatgaatgcatgtgtgtatttatatatatacatagtagatatacacagtacacacctaaattatgtcaaaataaacctttcattttggatgtgattaatcgtgattaatttaGCACTAATAAAAATGACCTGTCTATTAAAAAGCATGTTGAAACTAAGTTAACTATACGATTCTGAGGTTCTGAGGAAATTCATATTACCTAATGTACATTACAACAGAATAATTGGAACCTTATTGTAAGTTTCACAGCTATCCCTGTTAGGTTAATCAACCTTAATAAAAAGGTTAATTTAAGAGGTGATTGTTGTCAAAACTTTTAAGAAGCTTCTAATATTAAAATTAGATGAAGGGAAAGTTTACCCAATAAATGAATCAGAGGCATTTTGTACTGTAAGGATTCATTGTCAGTTTCCTCCAGCATAAACCTATATAAACCAACCTGAACCTACACTGAAGTTTGTGCTAGTCTAAGCGGGTCATTTCAGCAAGGTTTTTCTTACATTCAATTCCAATCAAGTCTGATTTTCAAGTGAGCAACCTTGAAACGTCAACGAGAACTTTTTCGATTAGTTTGAACGTGGTTCAGGATtgcatcctgtgtgtgtgtgtttacacaaaGATAGCACGTACCTATGGCCATCCAGATGGAGAAACGGATCCACGTGTCTCCGCTGAGCTGAACCATGAGGTACACATTGACAAATATACTCAAGATGGGGAGAAAGGGCAAAAGAGGAACCTGAAACCAAAAATAAACACGGCTTCAAACATGTGCTTGACTGCACTCCACTCAGCACTCACTAATGAAGTGacccagatgaaaaaaaaaaagaaagaaaaaacagcgAATGTTGGATCATTCGGGTCAGATCACTTTGTTTTTCATGTCAGATAAGGAGAGAACATAGAGTGCTTGACAAACACAGATATTTTATACAGGCTATTACCCTAAAACCGGTGCAGTTCTGGGCAGATACACATCAAGATAAACACACTTTTAACTTTGGGGCACCTCTGATAAATAGACAGTTCAGTTAAACTTTATTGTTCACGGTACTCTGTTATTATATAAATGACTTTGCAAACACATGTCAGCTAATACTTATAAGTATTTTTAAGTTGCATATTTATAGTAGAAAGGCTGTTCAGTAACcataacaacacactttacatgccaatttgcacataacagctgcacatataatgttgtatatagtaataaacatgtacatacactttgTACAtgttgtcaatctgtatatttgcactcactacttctatttttttttaaatatatttattatctgttttttgtcctgtctctgtaatcctgttgcactgtagaagctctgtcacgaaaacaaattcctcgtatgtgtgaacatac from Danio aesculapii chromosome 14, fDanAes4.1, whole genome shotgun sequence carries:
- the pdgfrl gene encoding platelet-derived growth factor receptor-like protein; translated protein: MKFWLFFTLALLWLEVQNGVCQQVKRKKEAGENRIKAGRKRVKVRYPKVKEKDAGSKGQSILTQVLDKGRFLRLGESLSLNPGKTLELRCKGTKIGWAYPSYLDTFNDNRLSIKQNERYSQLILTSPSAADTGEYSCWVLLCDGQECEKDVDTISATYIYFQDKDELFVPSAIHFEIIYLRPDKPASIPCRVTNPKIKVSLHREVPAEEIAVDGTQISYNPMKGFIIRNPSPEHKGAYYCKANSTTKTTPQISTKYQLLYVEVPRGPPFATIEASSNTVSSGDVFNVTCTVLGEPEMNVSFSWRYPGQDQRPVNIQDSWRLINRGVGHTTRISQSAMIVDDVETIDYGKYICIAKNKNGETLVATSVKPRD